The following are encoded in a window of Thunnus albacares chromosome 9, fThuAlb1.1, whole genome shotgun sequence genomic DNA:
- the elavl4 gene encoding ELAV-like protein 4 isoform X7, translating to MIISNMEAPVTNGPSGGGNTANGPTTNSRGCPSPMQTGPTNDDSKTNLIVNYLPQNMTQEEFRSLFGSIGEIESCKLVRDKITGQSLGYGFVNYIDPKDAEKAINTLNGLRLQTKTIKVSYARPSSASIRDANLYVSGLPKTMTQKELEQLFSQYGRIITSRILVDQVTGPAGGSRGVGFIRFDKRIEAEEAIKGLNGQKPSGAAEPITVKFANNPSQKTSQALLSQLYQSPNRRYPGPLHHQAQRFRLDNLLNMAYGVKRFSPITIDSMTSLVGMNIPGHTGTGWCIFVYNLSPDSDESVLWQLFGPFGAVNNVKVIRDFNTNKCKGFGFVTMTNYDEAAMAIASLNGYRLGDRVLQVSFKTNKTHKS from the exons ATCATCAGTAACATGGAGGCTCCAGTGACAAATGGCCCCAGTGGAGGAGGCAACACAGCCAACGGGCCTACCACCAACAGCCGCGGCTGCCCCTCGCCCATGCAGACTGGCCCGACAAATGACGACAGCAAGACCAACCTCATTGTTAACTACCTGCCCCAGAACATGACTCAGGAGGAGTTCCGCAGCCTGTTTGGTAGCATCGGGGAGATCGAGTCCTGCAAACTGGTTCGCGACAAGATCACAG GTCAGAGTCTGGGTTACGGCTTTGTCAACTACATCGATCCAAAGGACGCAGAGAAAGCCATCAACACGTTAAATGGACTCAGACTTCAGACCAAAACGATCAAG GTGTCATACGCACGACCCAGCTCAGCCTCCATCCGTGATGCCAACCTGTATGTGAGCGGTCTGCCCAAGACTATGACCCAGAAGGAGCTGGAGCAGCTCTTCTCCCAGTACGGACGCATCATCACTTCCCGCATCCTTGTCGACCAGGTCACAG GCCCCGCAGGTGGCTCCCGAGGTGTGGGCTTCATCCGCTTTGATAAGAGGATAGAGGCTGAAGAGGCCATCAAGGGCCTGAATGGACAGAAGCCATCGGGTGCTGCTGAGCCCATTACGGTCAAGTTCGCCAACAACCCCAGCCAGAAGACCAGCCAAGCCCTTCTGTCGCAACTCTACCAGTCCCCCAATCGCCGATACCCAGGCCCCCTCCACCACCAGGCTCAGAGGTTCAG GCTGGACAATTTGCTTAATATGGCCTATGGCGTAAAGAG gttttCTCCCATCACCATTGACAGCATGACCAGCCTGGTTGGCATGAACATCCCCGGGCACACCGGCACTGGCTGGTGCATCTTCGTGTACAACCTGTCCCCAGATTCAGATGAGAGCGTGCTCTGGCAGCTGTTTGGGCCGTTCGGCGCAGTCAACAATGTCAAGGTGATCCGTGACTTCAACACCAACAAGTGCAAAGGCTTCGGCTTCGTCACCATGACGAATTATGACGAGGCGGCCATGGCCATCGCCAGTCTCAACGGCTACAGGTTGGGCGACCGCGTCTTGCAAGTCTCCTTCAAGACTAACAAGACACACAAGTCCTGA
- the elavl4 gene encoding ELAV-like protein 4 isoform X6, whose translation MVMGSTETQWRQAELPQLQGWAEKGLLTQPKMIISNMEAPVTNGPSGGGNTANGPTTNSRGCPSPMQTGPTNDDSKTNLIVNYLPQNMTQEEFRSLFGSIGEIESCKLVRDKITGQSLGYGFVNYIDPKDAEKAINTLNGLRLQTKTIKVSYARPSSASIRDANLYVSGLPKTMTQKELEQLFSQYGRIITSRILVDQVTGPAGGSRGVGFIRFDKRIEAEEAIKGLNGQKPSGAAEPITVKFANNPSQKTSQALLSQLYQSPNRRYPGPLHHQAQRFRLDNLLNMAYGVKRFSPITIDSMTSLVGMNIPGHTGTGWCIFVYNLSPDSDESVLWQLFGPFGAVNNVKVIRDFNTNKCKGFGFVTMTNYDEAAMAIASLNGYRLGDRVLQVSFKTNKTHKS comes from the exons ATCATCAGTAACATGGAGGCTCCAGTGACAAATGGCCCCAGTGGAGGAGGCAACACAGCCAACGGGCCTACCACCAACAGCCGCGGCTGCCCCTCGCCCATGCAGACTGGCCCGACAAATGACGACAGCAAGACCAACCTCATTGTTAACTACCTGCCCCAGAACATGACTCAGGAGGAGTTCCGCAGCCTGTTTGGTAGCATCGGGGAGATCGAGTCCTGCAAACTGGTTCGCGACAAGATCACAG GTCAGAGTCTGGGTTACGGCTTTGTCAACTACATCGATCCAAAGGACGCAGAGAAAGCCATCAACACGTTAAATGGACTCAGACTTCAGACCAAAACGATCAAG GTGTCATACGCACGACCCAGCTCAGCCTCCATCCGTGATGCCAACCTGTATGTGAGCGGTCTGCCCAAGACTATGACCCAGAAGGAGCTGGAGCAGCTCTTCTCCCAGTACGGACGCATCATCACTTCCCGCATCCTTGTCGACCAGGTCACAG GCCCCGCAGGTGGCTCCCGAGGTGTGGGCTTCATCCGCTTTGATAAGAGGATAGAGGCTGAAGAGGCCATCAAGGGCCTGAATGGACAGAAGCCATCGGGTGCTGCTGAGCCCATTACGGTCAAGTTCGCCAACAACCCCAGCCAGAAGACCAGCCAAGCCCTTCTGTCGCAACTCTACCAGTCCCCCAATCGCCGATACCCAGGCCCCCTCCACCACCAGGCTCAGAGGTTCAG GCTGGACAATTTGCTTAATATGGCCTATGGCGTAAAGAG gttttCTCCCATCACCATTGACAGCATGACCAGCCTGGTTGGCATGAACATCCCCGGGCACACCGGCACTGGCTGGTGCATCTTCGTGTACAACCTGTCCCCAGATTCAGATGAGAGCGTGCTCTGGCAGCTGTTTGGGCCGTTCGGCGCAGTCAACAATGTCAAGGTGATCCGTGACTTCAACACCAACAAGTGCAAAGGCTTCGGCTTCGTCACCATGACGAATTATGACGAGGCGGCCATGGCCATCGCCAGTCTCAACGGCTACAGGTTGGGCGACCGCGTCTTGCAAGTCTCCTTCAAGACTAACAAGACACACAAGTCCTGA